One Lacunisphaera limnophila DNA window includes the following coding sequences:
- a CDS encoding MFS transporter: MQPQRPLSLPAIWNMSFGFFGIQFGWGLQMANMSAIYEFLGASESAIPMLWLAAPLTGLIVQPIIGYYSDRTWHRHLGRRRPYFLGGAILASLALVAMPNSSALWMAAGLLWVLDASVNVSMEPFRAFVADLLPPAQRQVGFAMQSLLIGLGAVLSSALPWLLTHFGVVGAGSPDGGIPWSIKLSFYIGAVVFMVAVVYTVVTTKEVPPEPAAAGEGAKPPGSFFVDVWHGIQHMPVVMRRLAVVQFFTWLGLFCMWIYFTPGIARSIFGGTPGTEAYQRGLEWGGVCFAVYNGTAFGVAFVLVALANRGVPAKVLHRVGLLCAGVGLASVGFVRTPELLLVSMVAVGIGWATILSMPYALLSNAIPAQQMGFYMGVFNFFIVLPQILAATLLGPVVEHLLGGRALTAVVVGGACLIAAAAALSWVPEDKPVGAT, from the coding sequence ATGCAGCCCCAACGTCCCCTCTCCCTCCCCGCCATCTGGAACATGAGCTTCGGCTTCTTCGGCATCCAGTTTGGCTGGGGCCTGCAGATGGCCAACATGAGCGCCATCTACGAGTTCCTCGGCGCCTCCGAAAGCGCCATCCCGATGCTCTGGCTCGCGGCTCCGCTCACCGGCCTGATCGTGCAGCCCATCATCGGCTACTACAGCGACCGCACCTGGCACCGGCATCTCGGCCGCCGGCGTCCGTATTTCCTGGGCGGCGCCATCCTCGCCAGCCTAGCCCTCGTTGCCATGCCCAACTCCTCCGCGCTCTGGATGGCCGCGGGTCTGCTTTGGGTCCTCGACGCCTCCGTCAACGTGAGCATGGAACCGTTCCGCGCCTTTGTCGCCGACCTCCTGCCCCCGGCCCAGCGCCAGGTGGGTTTCGCCATGCAGAGCCTCCTGATCGGTCTCGGCGCCGTGCTGTCCTCCGCCCTGCCCTGGCTGCTCACGCATTTTGGCGTGGTGGGCGCCGGTTCGCCGGACGGCGGCATCCCCTGGTCCATCAAGCTCTCGTTCTACATTGGCGCGGTCGTCTTCATGGTCGCGGTGGTCTACACCGTGGTGACCACCAAGGAAGTTCCCCCTGAGCCGGCGGCGGCGGGCGAGGGCGCCAAGCCCCCGGGTTCCTTCTTCGTCGATGTCTGGCACGGGATCCAGCACATGCCGGTGGTCATGCGCCGGCTGGCCGTGGTACAGTTCTTCACCTGGCTCGGTCTCTTCTGCATGTGGATCTATTTCACGCCCGGCATCGCCCGCAGCATCTTCGGCGGCACGCCCGGGACGGAGGCCTACCAGCGCGGTCTCGAGTGGGGCGGCGTCTGCTTCGCGGTCTACAACGGCACGGCCTTCGGTGTCGCCTTTGTCCTCGTGGCGCTCGCGAATCGAGGCGTGCCGGCCAAGGTCCTGCACCGCGTCGGCCTGCTTTGCGCCGGTGTCGGCCTGGCCAGCGTGGGTTTTGTCCGCACCCCTGAGTTACTCCTGGTTTCCATGGTGGCCGTTGGCATCGGCTGGGCGACGATCCTCTCCATGCCCTACGCGCTGCTGTCCAACGCCATCCCGGCTCAGCAGATGGGTTTCTACATGGGCGTCTTCAATTTCTTCATCGTGCTCCCACAGATCCTCGCGGCCACCCTCCTCGGCCCCGTCGTCGAGCACCTGCTCGGCGGCCGCGCCCTCACCGCCGTGGTGGTTGGCGGCGCCTGCCTGATCGCCGCCGCCGCCGCCCTGTCCTGGGTGCCGGAAGACAAGCCGGTCGGCGCGACCTGA